The following are encoded in a window of Phoenix dactylifera cultivar Barhee BC4 unplaced genomic scaffold, palm_55x_up_171113_PBpolish2nd_filt_p 002437F, whole genome shotgun sequence genomic DNA:
- the LOC120109591 gene encoding cytochrome P450 CYP71D313-like yields the protein MGDISMMNKSPVNLSEKLFVLTNDVISRITFGKTGKLGQSFISVCKKLLVLASGFCVADMFPSLSFIDTLSGLRSVSEKLRREMDEILEEIIKEHKEKRTMTISNKGDDEQEEDLVDVLLGLKENGGLEFPLTDTNIKGVIMDMFVAGTKTASTTMVWAMAELMRHPEMMEKAQAEVQ from the exons ATGGGAGATATCTCCATGATGAACAAATCTCCTGTTAACCTCTCCGAGAAGCTTTTCGTACTAACCAACGACGTGATCTCAAGAATCACATTTGGCAAGACAGGCAAGCTTGGGCAGAGTTTTATCTCGGTGTGCAAGAAATTGTTGGTGTTGGCCTCTGGATTTTGTGTAGCTGATATGTTCCCCTCACTGAGCTTTATCGACACTCTCAGTGGATTGAGATCCGTGTCAGAGAAACTTCGGCGTGAGATGGATGAGATCCTTGAGGAGATAATCAAGGAGCACAAAGAGAAGAGAACCATGACAATTAGCAACAAAGGGGATGATgaacaagaggaagatctgGTCGACGTTCTTTTAGGGCTGAAGGAAAATGGTGGACTTGAGTTCCCTCTCACGGACACCAACATCAAGGGCGTAATCATG GATATGTTCGTCGCAGGGACCAAGACAGCATCAACAACGATGGTATGGGCGATGGCGGAACTAATGAGGCACCCTGAGATGATGGAGAAGGCTCAAGCGGAGGTGCAGTGA